Proteins from a single region of Chrysemys picta bellii isolate R12L10 chromosome 9, ASM1138683v2, whole genome shotgun sequence:
- the AGTR1 gene encoding type-1 angiotensin II receptor: protein MSLNSSTEGTVKRIHVDCPVSGRHAYIYIMVPTVYSIIFIVGIFGNSLVVIVICFYMKLKTVASVFLLNLALADLCFLMTLPLWAAYTAMEYHWPFGNCLCKIASAVVSFNLYASVFLLTCLSIDRYLAIVHPMKSRLRRTMLVAKITCIGIWLLAGLASLPVLIHRDVFFVENMNMTICAFRYKTHNTTLPVGLGLSKNMLGFLIPFLIILTSYTLIWKTLKKAYQIQKNKTRNDDIFKMIVAIVLFFFFSWIPHQVFTFLDVLIQLRIITDCQIVDVVDTAMPFTICIAYFNNCLNPFLYGFFGKKFKKYFLQLLKYIPPNVRAHPSLTTKMSSLSYRPSENLSLSMKKTIGSFDIE from the coding sequence ATGAGCCTTAATTCATCTACCGAAGGGACTGTTAAAAGAATCCATGTTGACTGCCCCGTTTCAGGAAGGCATGCCTATATATACATTATGGTTCCAACTGTTTACAGCATCATCTTTATTGTAGGCATATTCGGGAACAGCTTGGTGGTCATTGTCATTTGCTTCTACATGAAATTAAAGACTGTGGCTAGTGTCTTTCTGTTGAATTTAGCCCTGGCTGACTTGTGTTTCCTAATGACATTGCCACTGTGGGCAGCCTACACAGCCATGGAATACCACTGGCCTTTTGGCAACTGTTTATGTAAAATAGCATCAGCTGTGGTAAGTTTCAACCTGTATGCCAGTGTGTTTCTACTCACATGTCTTAGCATTGACCGTTACCTGGCTATAGTACATCCAATGAAGTCTCGACTTCGGCGCACCATGCTTGTTGCCAAAATAACTTGCATCGGCATCTGGCTGCTAGCAGGACTGGCTAGTTTGCCTGTCCTAATTCACCGTGATGTATTTTTTGTCGAGAATATGAATATGACAATTTGTGCTTTTCGATACAAGACCCATAATACAACACTGCCTGTTGGGCTAGGTTTATCTAAGAAcatgttgggttttttaattCCCTTTTTGATAATTTTAACAAGCTACACCTTAATCTGGAAGACGCTGAAGAAGGCTTACCAAATTCAGAAAAACAAGACCAGAAATGATGACATTTTTAAGATGATTGTGGCAATAgtacttttcttcttcttttcctgGATTCCTCATCAAGTGTTTACATTTCTGGATGTATTAATCCAGCTACGTATCATAACAGATTGCCAAATTGTTGATGTTGTGGATACAGCTATGCCCTTCACCATCTGCATAGCTTACTTCAACAATTGCTTGAATCCCTTTCTTTAtggtttttttggaaaaaaatttaaaaaatatttcctgcaGCTACTAAAATACATTCCACCAAATGTCAGAGCACATCCAAGTCTAACAACAAAAATGAGCTCCCTTTCTTATCGACCATCAGAAAACTTAAGTTTATCCATGAAAAAGACTATTGGGTCTTTTGACATTGAGTGA